DNA sequence from the Osmia lignaria lignaria isolate PbOS001 chromosome 2, iyOsmLign1, whole genome shotgun sequence genome:
CACGTGTCGATCGACACGTTTAACTCCTCTAACGATCCTCTCGATGTAAAGCTCTTGAAAGAGTACTTTAGATAGACAGCAAGAAAGAGAAGCGCCAGGTGAAACTGGTTCGTCCCATGTACAACCGAGTCTTCTCAACTCGTTCGTGTAAAAAAGTGATTTCTTAGGTATGTCTTAGACTGAAATGCCGCGACTCGATTACCGTTAGTGAATTTCATTAAACGCCGCGTTAGAACCGGTGCTGGAAGAGGAGACGAGACACTGGTTCTATGCATACGGCCGAAGGTGCCGTGCTGTGTTGTATAAATCGGTGTCGAGGCGTGGTTTGGAATGCAGCTAGGTGGAAAACAACATTAGCCAAAGACCCGTATCGCCTATGTAATTGTTGGGATTCGAATTAGCCGTACTAAAGAGCGTTGCAAAGCTTACCGTGTTATGGTATGCGtcaattaattatgaattaattaGTAACGAATGCTCACGCAAAATGGAAATTCAGATTACGGGGTATCTCTGTTGCTACTTTTCCATTTTAGatagaaataaaggaaaatataatCTTTGATTCTTCTAttgttaaagggttaaacaaGTAGAATCCTACTTATCTGTTTCAGTCGAGGTCGCAGGAAGTCGCGATGGAAGTTGAAGTTCCATCACCAAGCCCTGCCACCAGAGTACCTGGACCACTACGAAGCATCGCTCGCTCAGGAAGCTTTAAATTCCTCCCCGACGCACTTGGCGGAGCCGACGATTCCGAGTCCTGCGCCTATCAACTCCACCTCCATCCCAAGTCCCATCGCTGATGTGCACGGCTGGCTGCAACGGATCGCCGCGATGCAACAGGAACTATGCCCGCAGATCCCGTCTCCTCAGTGCCCGACGAGCAACTCGAATCAGCCATCGGGCTCTAGAAGATCGGTGATAACCTCCACTTCGTCCCACACCTTCAACTCGACCCATCATAATCACAGTCAGTCGCAGTCCCAAACATCTGGCAGGCCACCGATGAAATACTCGGACCTACCTTACATGGGCGAGATCACGTTGGATAACAGTAAGCCTAGAAGAGGTAGGAAGCCGAAGAAGGCAGACATTTGCCATTTAATTTATAAGAATTACGGCACCATACTTCCCGGGACACCGGGCCACGAGGAGAAAAGGCTGTCACCTAGGGACAAGCTCGACTGTCGCGAGAGGATTTCCCCTCAGATACCCTTCCAGAGAAGCgatgttcaaaatagaattagTAGCCTGTTGGAGAAGAGACTGACCCAGGAGTCGCGTAGGACGTTCGGGCTGATGGAGAACTCGAAGGAGCAGGACGAACCTCTGAATCTCTGCATCAGAGATCTGAACCAACTGAAGATCAGGCTATTACGAAAGCATGGCAACGTGTACGAGTCTGGACAGGTGAAGAGTGACACCTCTAGTGACGGGGAAGAAGTTGAGTGTATAGGTGGTACAACTTATCCTCCGGAGCCAGCTTACCGTTCCCTCGATCCTCTTAGTCGCAACAGCAGCAATATAAATCAtaataacaacataatagaCCCGATGCTGGGTGGCAATCCTGGATTCGTGTACTGGCCCAACGCTGGAGTGTTCATTCACCCAATGGCTTTGCAATCCCAGCTCCTCTACTACCAGAAGATGGCTCAGAACAGCAAGTGTTATCCAAGGACGATAGAGCAAGCTCCGAAAGAGCAGAAGATCGTTCCCAAGTCCATTTACTCGATGCTGGAGACGAAGAGTCCACCTGTCGTACCTCCGTCCGCCCAACCACCGCCTCAGACAGTACCTTTGCCACCTCCCGTCTCGCCCAGACCTAAAAGAAATGCGCCAATTAATCAAAGCCAAGGTCAGCCGACCAAGCGGAAGCGTTCTGCGATATTCATACCCCCGATGCCCACGGAGAACAATAATAATCCCGCGACCGAAGTGAGCATATGTAAATTCAAGTTCACCGGAGGAGCGAAACCGAGTCTCCAGGAGAAGAAGAGTCTGTCGGTCGACTCTGGTGGTAACTTCAGATACTACAGCGGTACCGGTGACAAAAGTATGCGCGGTTACGAGTTCTTCCCTAGAGAAGCTCTTCAGCAGTCCGCCGGACAATCCGGCTCGTCGACTGGCGCTTTTCTGAACGCCGCCGGCGAGAGGATTCAACCGGCACCCTGTCAGAGGAGCAGCAACCAGGAGGAGGGTCGTCGCAAGAGGAAGACACGGAAGTCTCTGCAGAGGGAGAAACTCGAACAGACGTTCAAGGAAAAGGGTTTCCTTATTCAAACCCAGCAACTGGAGTCCGCCGAGGGTGCTACCTATTGTAAGTTCAGGCAACTCCGGAAGTTCACTAGGTATCTGTTCAGAAGCTGGAAGGACTATCTCCCAGGTAATGTGCGCGAACTGACTGGTAACACCGAGGGGGAAATCGCCGACGGGGATGTCGAGAGTGATACTAATGTGTTACCCTCGCCTGTTCCTCACCCTAATATGGTGGACGTGTCCACTGGGTTCGTCGATGAACATAGAGCTCTGCCACTGACGTGAAACGTGGAAATTGCTCCCCGAGACGATCGGTCGGTTTTAATTTGACGTTGCTGGATTAGCGGTGTCCTGGCTGGGGGGAGGATCGGAGGATGCGTGTG
Encoded proteins:
- the LOC117606975 gene encoding uncharacterized protein LOC117606975 isoform X2, whose product is MQTEEVVPRAQSTGIDSGPTDSTTLQHHLHHSSQIKCPLPPLLHMAVKQEPQEEEERSRDTNALSPQVDADTSLTSVDGKHGHGHETDQIQELEESPGQTVSDLTNRGRPSRGRRKSRWKLKFHHQALPPEYLDHYEASLAQEALNSSPTHLAEPTIPSPAPINSTSIPSPIADVHGWLQRIAAMQQELCPQIPSPQCPTSNSNQPSGSRRSVITSTSSHTFNSTHHNHSQSQSQTSGRPPMKYSDLPYMGEITLDNSKPRRGRKPKKADICHLIYKNYGTILPGTPGHEEKRLSPRDKLDCRERISPQIPFQRSDVQNRISSLLEKRLTQESRRTFGLMENSKEQDEPLNLCIRDLNQLKIRLLRKHGNVYESGQVKSDTSSDGEEVECIGGTTYPPEPAYRSLDPLSRNSSNINHNNNIIDPMLGGNPGFVYWPNAGVFIHPMALQSQLLYYQKMAQNSKCYPRTIEQAPKEQKIVPKSIYSMLETKSPPVVPPSAQPPPQTVPLPPPVSPRPKRNAPINQSQGQPTKRKRSAIFIPPMPTENNNNPATEVSICKFKFTGGAKPSLQEKKSLSVDSGGNFRYYSGTGDKSMRGYEFFPREALQQSAGQSGSSTGAFLNAAGERIQPAPCQRSSNQEEGRRKRKTRKSLQREKLEQTFKEKGFLIQTQQLESAEGATYCKFRQLRKFTRYLFRSWKDYLPGNVRELTGNTEGEIADGDVESDTNVLPSPVPHPNMVDVSTGFVDEHRALPLT
- the LOC117606975 gene encoding uncharacterized protein LOC117606975 isoform X3, whose translation is MLPESKFPVTGGTMQTEEVVPRAQSTGIDSGPTDSTTLQHHLHHSSQIKCPLPPLLHMAVKQEPQEEEERSRDTNALSRGRRKSRWKLKFHHQALPPEYLDHYEASLAQEALNSSPTHLAEPTIPSPAPINSTSIPSPIADVHGWLQRIAAMQQELCPQIPSPQCPTSNSNQPSGSRRSVITSTSSHTFNSTHHNHSQSQSQTSGRPPMKYSDLPYMGEITLDNSKPRRGRKPKKADICHLIYKNYGTILPGTPGHEEKRLSPRDKLDCRERISPQIPFQRSDVQNRISSLLEKRLTQESRRTFGLMENSKEQDEPLNLCIRDLNQLKIRLLRKHGNVYESGQVKSDTSSDGEEVECIGGTTYPPEPAYRSLDPLSRNSSNINHNNNIIDPMLGGNPGFVYWPNAGVFIHPMALQSQLLYYQKMAQNSKCYPRTIEQAPKEQKIVPKSIYSMLETKSPPVVPPSAQPPPQTVPLPPPVSPRPKRNAPINQSQGQPTKRKRSAIFIPPMPTENNNNPATEVSICKFKFTGGAKPSLQEKKSLSVDSGGNFRYYSGTGDKSMRGYEFFPREALQQSAGQSGSSTGAFLNAAGERIQPAPCQRSSNQEEGRRKRKTRKSLQREKLEQTFKEKGFLIQTQQLESAEGATYCKFRQLRKFTRYLFRSWKDYLPGNVRELTGNTEGEIADGDVESDTNVLPSPVPHPNMVDVSTGFVDEHRALPLT
- the LOC117606975 gene encoding uncharacterized protein LOC117606975 isoform X1, encoding MLPESKFPVTGGTMQTEEVVPRAQSTGIDSGPTDSTTLQHHLHHSSQIKCPLPPLLHMAVKQEPQEEEERSRDTNALSPQVDADTSLTSVDGKHGHGHETDQIQELEESPGQTVSDLTNRGRPSRGRRKSRWKLKFHHQALPPEYLDHYEASLAQEALNSSPTHLAEPTIPSPAPINSTSIPSPIADVHGWLQRIAAMQQELCPQIPSPQCPTSNSNQPSGSRRSVITSTSSHTFNSTHHNHSQSQSQTSGRPPMKYSDLPYMGEITLDNSKPRRGRKPKKADICHLIYKNYGTILPGTPGHEEKRLSPRDKLDCRERISPQIPFQRSDVQNRISSLLEKRLTQESRRTFGLMENSKEQDEPLNLCIRDLNQLKIRLLRKHGNVYESGQVKSDTSSDGEEVECIGGTTYPPEPAYRSLDPLSRNSSNINHNNNIIDPMLGGNPGFVYWPNAGVFIHPMALQSQLLYYQKMAQNSKCYPRTIEQAPKEQKIVPKSIYSMLETKSPPVVPPSAQPPPQTVPLPPPVSPRPKRNAPINQSQGQPTKRKRSAIFIPPMPTENNNNPATEVSICKFKFTGGAKPSLQEKKSLSVDSGGNFRYYSGTGDKSMRGYEFFPREALQQSAGQSGSSTGAFLNAAGERIQPAPCQRSSNQEEGRRKRKTRKSLQREKLEQTFKEKGFLIQTQQLESAEGATYCKFRQLRKFTRYLFRSWKDYLPGNVRELTGNTEGEIADGDVESDTNVLPSPVPHPNMVDVSTGFVDEHRALPLT